From the genome of Oxyura jamaicensis isolate SHBP4307 breed ruddy duck chromosome 5 unlocalized genomic scaffold, BPBGC_Ojam_1.0 oxy5_random_OJ106500, whole genome shotgun sequence:
ACCGAGATGGAGCTAGGGCTGGAAAACGGGGCTGGAATGAGGATGGGGTGGGGCCGGGatggcactgggagcagggtCAGGCTGGGGCCAGGACAGAGCTGGGAGTGGGACTGGGATGGTACCAAGAGCGAGACTGGGGTTGGGCTGGGGCCCAAACTGGGATGGGGCCAGGAGCAATGACCGACCCCGTCCTtcgccccctccccagcaagAGCTGACGGGTGTTCGGGCGCAATGCCGCGGCGGTGAGCGAGGCCCTGCGTGAGGCCGTGGCCAACCTGGCCGTGGACATCAACCCCGAGAAGCCCCGCAGGAACAGCTTCGAGGTGTCCCTGGTGAAGGAGGATGGCAGCAGTGAGTGCCCGTGGCCGGCGGGGGGTCGGTGTGGGGGctcccccctgcagccctgaCCCTTCCCCATGTCCTCTCCCCACAGCCGTGGAGCTGTGGAGTGGCATCGGGAAGGGGCCGCCCCGCAAGTTGAAGTTCCCCGACCCTGCTGACATGGTGGAGGCCCTGAAGAGCAGCCTGGCCTAGAGGAGGCACCAAGGTGAGGAGAGAGCCCAGCAACGGGACCAGGACCACCGCACACCGACCACCCTCTCCCCCCGGCCCAGCTGGGCTCAGCACCCGCGGAGCGAGCACCCATGAAGGGGCGTGACGAAGTGAGGGGGCGCCTGTCCCCCCAGTCCCGTCTCCGATGCCGCAGCTCCCCCGTGGGCAGCCGATGctgagcccccagctcccccctcccccctgcagctcccctgaCCCCTCGTTCAGTTCCCCAATAaagtgctgcagctccacaaCATGAGGCTGTCGGCTCCAGGACTTTATTTTCTCAACAACACATGGCCTCTATGGCCCGGCAGGGGTGGCCTGTCACCTGGGTGCGGAGCAGGGGGCTCCTGGGACCCTAGCCCAGGACATCTACCTCCCCATCGGACTCGGATGAGGGGCTGGGCCAGGTACAGACAGCACCGGGGGGGCAGGCACGGCTCTGCCACCCCCAcatccacctcctcctcctccccgagGCCGTTCCCCTgcggctcctccagcccccagccctgctggggcccAGGGGTCTCCGGGGATTGCTTCCTGCAGGCTGCCGGGGGGGGCCATGGCTCCGCCACCCCTCCAGCACCCACGGCCGTCCCCTTGCCGGCCTGCCCCAGAGAGGGTTGCCCCTCTCGCACcacctcccagtgctccccacCCTCCACCTTCCTCAGTTTCAACCGTCCCACGGGAGGTTTGGGGCGCGGGGCACCTTTgtgggggctgccagcacccccaggctcagccccgctgcctgctgtggggcagagccTCGGGGATCCGGGCTGGGGGGCACGCAGGCAGCTGCGGTCGAGCCTCCAGCGGGGCCTGGGGTGCACCAGGCAGcccccctgcagctgcagcgACTCGAGCTCGGCCACGCGGAGCTGCCGGGCGGCCGCCAGCACCTCCTGCGCCTCCTCCGAGGATGCCTCCAGCTCGGCGGTGTAGAGGAAGCGCACCAGCTTGCGCAGCGCCCCGATCttcagcccctgcagctccagcaccacccTGCGCCCCTGGGGGGGGCAGCTCCCGGGCCAGCTGCTCCATGAAGAAGGGGCTGCACACCGACAGGACGCAGCAGTGGGCTGCCACCGCCTCCCCTGCAGAACAACAAGCGGCCGTCAGGCGCCACGGGGGTGCTGCCCTCTCCGATCCCCCCCCGAAGCTCCACGGGGGTTCAGCGGGACCCCTcgctcctgccagccccgcaAGGGGGGTGCAGCCGCACCCAACCCCTTCCTCAccccccccgggcacccccagccctcgGTGCTCGGCCGCCCGCTCACCTTCTGCCCGCAGCACCACGTCGCAGAAGACGTCCtcgcgctgctgctgctggtgcagccgCAGGAAGGCCGCGTGGAGCAGGCGGGTGCTGCGGTACAGCAGCCGCGGGGCGGCCGATGACGCCGAGCCCGGGGACATCCCTGCGGAGACAAACACGGCGCTGGGGACCCGAGGCTCAGCACCccgcctgctgcagcccccctgggcGCGGGTGCATCCTGCAGCACGCACGCACGCAACGCCAGCGCCTCCCTCGCAGCCCCAAACACGTCCCCGGCCGCCAGGGGGCACCGGCCGCGCCGATTCCGAGGCAAAACCGGGCGGTTTTGGGGCCCGCAGCCAACCCCACGGCCACAAAGCGCCGGGCGCGAGCGCGGGCCTGTGGCACGGAGGGGCCGATACCGCCGCGTACCTGCCCGCGCGGGTGACGGgagccgcgggggggggggggggcacgcgGACACAGACGGACCCACAGGCAGGACCCGGACCCACGGACGGGGCGCGCCCGCGCCCGGCGGCTGCTGCAGTTCCCGCGCGCGCGCCTCGACCCCGCGCCACGTGCGGCCCGCGCCACGCCCGGCCCTACCCTGCCCAGCAACGGCCCCGCCATTGGCCCGGCCCGCCAGCCAAtggcggcgcggcggggggTTTGGCGGGAAGGGGCTCAGGGGAGGTAATGGCGGGCGGGGGGGTGGGCGACGAGGCGCGGGCTGCGCCCGTTGTGCTGCCCCTCGCCATGTCTGTGCCCCGCAATGGCCACCGTGGCCTTGCACCAAGAGGCTCACGTTCAAATTCAGCCCCTCTCAGTTTCCCAGGCTCTCCAAGCCGTGTCAAGGAGGCAAACGCGTTGGGGTTTTTGCAAAACCCCATCTCAGCTAGGGTTTTGCCGGACCCAGCCCTCAGGCTTAGGAGCGCCCGAGGTGGCAGGGCTGAGGGCTGAGCTCCCGGCCACCGCCTCGCAGGGCCACGACACGTGAAGGCACCAGGGGtcagctgcctgccccagcccggTCACACTAGGACAGCCGAGCTAGAATTTGGGAAAAAGTGTGGTGGCACTCGAGTTCGGCGGTGTCAAAGCCCTGCTCCGGGCCTTGTTTGGGACTCCCAGGGCCCGCTGTGGCCTCGCATGTGAGAAACGGCGCTTTCAGGGCTTACCGATGCCCCTCGGGAAGACGGCCGTGCACACAAACACCAGGCAGAAAGGGGAGGATTGATAGCGGGTATTTTGGAAACTGGCCTTCGTGCAAGCGATGCTGCCTACTTAGGAGAGTTTGAACTGCGTTTTGTCGCTTCATAAAGCATccattgtgaaaacatctgcGTCAGTCACTCCACACGCATGAACAACAGTTACAATAAtcccagccccactgcctgGAGATATTAGCTGTTCTTACAAACAGCCGAAGTGGGTGGAAATTTCAAGAGCCGCGGAAGAATGGGAGCCTAAGCGACGCTATCGATTTCGGATCTACAAAGTTTTCTGCAGCTAGTTAAGCGCGGTGCCACCCCCTGATATTTTCTGCGGCTTCACAGATGGATTTCCATGCGTTTCAACATGTGAGGGTGTTTTTCTCGGTTTTCGCTGTGTGCAGAGCTGGCACAAACCAGGGAGGAAAGTGACTGATTATAGGTCTGGGCCAGAGGCTGCTGAGGTTAGTGGCAGTCTTTCCACTGACCTCGAGTGGCTTTGAGTCCAGCTCTAAATACCAGGGGAAACAGCAAAAGGCGTAATTTCGTATCAAAGTGCTATCATATGCTCATAAAaatagacacacacacaaaaaaagagagaactttATTCCCCACCCTTTGCAGTCTTTTGGAATGACGGTAGTCGAAGCTGTACGTCGGAAAGCTTGAATTTAGGGGTCTGGGGTTGTCTGGGGTTCAGAAGATAACCAGAGGCCCAGCCTTCCCCCGTGATGTTTTATGCCATGCTGGTGCTGCAGAGTAGCGAGAGGGTGAGTTTGttcagcagagctgaggggAAGACCCCAAGCCTGAGTCGTAAAGCAGGAGCCCTGACGGGGAGCCCGCAGGGGGGACGTTAACACTGCAAATTGCTTTTCAGCTGGGTGAGCTGACCAGGGAGGAGAAGTCAAGGGAAAGCAACGGAGCCAGGgcaaagctaaattaaaaaattccAAGGCGCTGATATCAGAGGACTTCCCCTTGTGACCGGGCGGCTGGCGAGCAGGTGAGGCAAAACTCCCAAGAGCTGGAGCAGCCTGAGCCTTTGGTGGCGCAGCATTCGCTCGTCCACCCTCGGGAGGATTCCACGCGAGGCCgggctcttcccttcccttccttgtgTCGCCCAGCTTCCCACCCTCTTCCCACTCCCGAGGACATCCCAGAGGCAGGGGTGATCAAAGGGTGGGTGACCCGGGCCAGTCCCTGTCCCAGGATGCAGTCTTGActagcagctgctgctgccggcaggaggggcagagctgggagctaCGTCCCATGCTTGAAAGCGGGGTGAGAACATGTCCCGAGCTCCTGGCAGACAACACGGGGGCTTGGGAGGCTCTGCGGGACATGAGCTGACCGAGGTGACACAGGAGGGACAACGCCCCTGGGCTCCAGGGCTGTTAGCTACAGGCTGTGCCAAGCAGCTCCTCCGCAtcctcctgctggtgctggcccGGGAAGGGGAAAGCAAAGCGTTAAAGGGCAGAGTCCACTCTTGTTTTGCGAACTGCCCCGGCCTACAGAAGGAGATTTTCCCGTGGAACATGGCACAGACAGCCCTCTGCCTCTGGGTCCGCTGGCGGTGGTGGTCCTCCTGGCCGAGGGGCTGCCCCCAAGCCCCGCtcactgtccccagccccgtgcaTCAGAGGGCACGCTGTCCTGGCAGAGCCGCCTTCAGGCGGTGACACAAAGCCCCGGGCCTGGCACAGGCAACAGGCCCTTCGCTTTGAGGCGTTTTTAGTACTTCACAGAGGCAAAAAACACTAATCCCGGTCACGCTCCTCAGCCGCAGCCCCTggtgctgcctctccctccGCTCCATGGCCTTGTCTGCCCTTAAAAAGTTTCTGACATATGACCTGGCAATACCAGCAAGCACTGCTCTTGTAGATAGCCTGCACACAAAAGAGGCTTGTTATTAGTGTAACTTGTACTGGTGCTCAAAGCCAAGTAATTGTACGCTGGAAAAATCACCGACACCCTTTTGTCCCAGCGACCCCTCTCTTGTCGGTGCCCACATTTGCTGCCAGACTGCGACAGCCACAAATACGGGGGTGAAATGTGTGGCTGTGCCTCTCGCCCCCGTGCCAGCAATGGGCATTCTTCCCACCTGCCTTTTAGGTGGCCAGAAACCAGCTCCCGGGGCTGTACCCGGTACAGGAGCGACCCCGCTCCCGGCAGTGGGCCGGCACCCCAGATATACCCAAAGGCAGAGGGGGATGAGGTCCAGGTCTGTACCTGCACCCTCCTCCATGGCTAATCTGTGCTGTCTATGGAGAGACCCGCAGGAACGGGCCCAGGACAATGCGGCGCTGTGCCCCGGCCAGGCCCTTGCTTTGCTGGGTGGGCGCTGTAGGGGCTCTGCCCTTGGGAGCCTGTCCTTGGTGGGGGACTCTGGATGAGTGTCCAGCGGGGTTTATCTCCCTGTGGGACTGACAGGGTAGGGGAAGGTCGGGTCTGTCTGTCTGGACATCGCCTAAAGACGTGCTGGTTAGCCAGGCTTGCTCTGTGTTGACAGGAGGGGACAAGGCACGGCCCTTCCCTCGTCTCCCAAGCCCTCGAATCTGCAGATTCCGAGGTGATTTCTTTACGAGAAAGGAAAATTCCTGTCTCGGGTCTTCCCCTCACGGGAAGGCATCTCGGGGTCTGCTGCTCGTGCCACAGAGGGGCAGCCGGAGGGATGAGGGCTGGCGGAAAAGCGCTGCGggtggagggaggaagaggaacagGCAGCAAATGCTGACAGACCACCGCAGACCCGCGGCTGCCAGCGGCCGCTCGAGGGAACGTCAGGGCAGCAGGCTTCGGGTGGAATCTCACTTCCTTGCCCGGCGTCTTCGAATTAGGGACGACAAGCTCAGGTAGCCCCAGCTTCCCCCCTCCTGCTCCGCGCAGACGCCCGACAAACGGGCCGATTCCCCTCCCCTGGTGCCACGCTTCCCCTCTCGCTGGGGGAAGACAACAACCCGTCGGGATTCCCATAGGAAGGGGCGGCGGAAGCGCCTCGTTAGGCTGCCTTAGAACAATGCCGGGCCTGCGGACggcagctcctcttcctctcctcttcctcctgccctccgCTGCTGGGGAGCCTTCGTCTGTCCTGTAAACAACTTGTCTTGCTCTGTTCCGGTGCCGTTCCGGGCGTCTCGTCTGGATAAGGCATCGGCAGCGCTGCAGGATGAAAGGGGACGTGCAAGATGTTATTACCCCTAATTACTGGAAAAGGGAAGATTTTCCCATGCCGGTAACACATCTCTTCTTCCCCCTCTGCCCCAGTGCTTGTAGTTAAACCATTTCAGCATTACCTGCTGCGGGGTGAGCCCCAGCCGGAGGAGCGGGGCTCTGTGAGCCTGCATTCCCGGgtgtcctgcctgctgccccggccccgctgaaTCAGGACCCGGAGGTGACAGGGTGCTATTAGGTCCCAGCCGGCTCGGTCCTGCCGCCCTCGGGACAAGAGGCTTCAAAGAGATCGGGCTGGGGCTCCCATTCAGCCCCAGCACAGGCGCGTTGGCAGCAGCGGGGTTCAGCTTTGAAGAAATCCTCCGAAGACTTGAAAGGCCGCAGAATTCCTGGGCTGACTGAAATAGCAGCGCTGATGCGGGGATGCATCGCGGCACAGCACGCCGGGAGGCTGCCCCAGGCCCGGTGGCTGTACCTAGGGGCCGTGCTGGTCCCCCTCcggtgggaggagaggaaaggagggcGTCGCAGTGGTGGTGGCCTAGAGCAGCCCTCACCCAAGCCGCAGGGCCGCGAGGGGCCCGGGCTGGTTGCCCACGAGGGTGACGTGGGTGCGGGGAGGAACTGTGGGGTCCCCACGCTGGGGACTGAGAACTGTCCccgctggctgcagcaggcggAGGGCAGCTGTCCTTGTGCCCGCTGCTCCCGCCAGCACGGCCACCTACCCCAGTCCAGCATCAGGGAGGGTCCGGGGGCAGCTGCCACAACAATCCGACTGTTGTTTGTCCCTCGCCTTCATTTaatcctatttatttttgcatcacCCTTAGCAAACCCCACCCCTGGCTGGGGGATTTGCCTTCCTCAAACATTTGCAGGCAGCTATCACgtcctccccacctcctccttgcCTAACCGGGCAACGCATATTTACCCCCGGAATCACCTGTCCCCACCCAAAACATTCGTCaacccttttcctctcctcattATCTTCCTGCGAGTGTGGCAATCGGCAGCGGGCAGGATCCTCTCCGGCGCCTGGATCTCGCCAGCCCTGACCTGGAGGCGAGGCAGCGAGCCCTCGCCCCGACAGGATTTATTTCCCGGGGGGAGCACCGGGCTGCGAAGGGGCAGGACCCGCGTCCCTCTGCGGGAAGGGGGAATTCTCCAGCACGGAGCCTCCCGCACGAGCTGTCCCTGGGACATACCAGCCGCCGTTCCCCGCCCCGGCTCGCTGCCTCTCCCCAGGCCCCTCGCGGGGTCCGTGGCCCAGCAGGGATTGCAACACGGCCCCGCGCAGTGCCTCGggaggcgggcagggcagggctgccgCAGCCGGGCTGTGTTTGTGTGCGCTCCTCTCCCAGCGCGTCAGGAAAGGCACCATCGCCCCAGCTCCCCGCCGAGACGCCCCCAGCACCGGTCTGGCCACACGGGGACTCCCCGAAGCTGCCTGGCCAGGTCCTTGGGTGTTGGTCCCCCACGTCTAAACCTCCCGCCGCCGTCCTGGGGCTCGCTGGGGATCGGCTCGTGAGGAGCCGCATCTGGGTGGCGCGGTGGAACGCCGGGCTCAGGCTGGACGGGGCGGTAGGTGGGGGAGCACGGCCCCCGGCACCCAGCAGGGAACCCCTGAGAGCTGCACCCCTCGAACACCTCCAGCCCTGAAGATCTTCACCCCTTGAAGACAGTCAGCCCTTGACAACCTCCACACCTTGAAGACCTCCAACCCTTGGAGACCTCCAGTCCTTGGAGACCTCCAACCCTTGGGGACCTCCAACCCTTGGAGACCTCCAGTCCTTGGAGACCTCCAACCCTTGGGGACCTCCAACCCTTGGGGACCTCCAACCCTTGGGGACCTCCAGTCCTTGGAGACCTCCAACCCTTGGGGACCTCCAACCCTTGGGGACCCCACTCCTTGAACACCTCAccccttgaacacctccagccCTGGAAGACCTCACCCTTTGAAGACCTCATGCCTGAAAGACTGTCACCCCCCGAAGACCTCACCCCTTGACGAGCTCCAACCCTTGAAGACCCCACTCCTTGAAGACCCCAACCCTTGAAGACCCCATGCGTCAAAGACCCCACTCCTCAAAAACCTCCACCCCTTGATGACCCCCACCCCTTGAAGACCCCACTCCTTGAAGACCTCCACCCCTTGAGGACCCCCACTTCCTGAAGACCCCCAACCCCTGAAGACCCCCAACCCTTGAGGACCCCCACCCCCTGAAGACCCCACCCCTTGACTTGCAGAACCCTGGAACCATCAGGGTTGGAAAGACCCCCAGGCTCA
Proteins encoded in this window:
- the LOC118157373 gene encoding selenoprotein H-like — protein: MAPRGRKRRASAAAGQGGEGPERLRARAEGEPGAGGARVVIEHCKSURVFGRNAAAVSEALREAVANLAVDINPEKPRRNSFEVSLVKEDGSTVELWSGIGKGPPRKLKFPDPADMVEALKSSLA